The following coding sequences are from one Pseudonocardia sp. EC080619-01 window:
- a CDS encoding ATP-binding protein: MSARTHARPGLDHDDTLALLSRQTELLERIAEGTPLSDVLAGITAVLEDLVPGARCSVLLLDPARSTLHHGAAPSLPHAYSSRIDGLPIGADAGSCGAAAYLDRPVVAEDIGTDPRWREYRALATPHGLRSCWSSPIRGRQGVLGTFAVYHDHRHRPSAREERLVDRLTHLASVAIEHAGLFGALAESEERFRRAFADNATGMALADPHGRITDANRALTELLGRDITGERVDEVLVPCAGAAGEARARHAGGAELELAVTSSPVHGPDGGVVQLSVAVLDLTQRRAALRERQARHEAEVARAAAESASRAKSRFVAALGHELRTPLQAISGFAELLGTLDLPADRRAGALDRIAGATSHILSLVDEVLDVARVEAGALPVHPERVDAAALTDEVLDLLGPVAGERGVTLHHVPGGAADVLADPRRLRQVLINLVGNGIRYNRPDGWVTVGIDGGGAGVRLVVRDSGRGIPEHVTGRIFVAFDRLDLAEHGPADQGIGLGLPLARGLVEAMGGTLTISSVVDAGTTAVVALPRVEPPLR; this comes from the coding sequence ATGAGCGCGAGGACGCACGCCCGCCCCGGGCTGGACCACGACGACACGCTCGCGCTGCTCAGCCGTCAGACCGAGCTGCTCGAACGGATCGCCGAGGGCACCCCGCTGTCCGACGTGCTGGCCGGGATCACCGCCGTGCTGGAGGATCTCGTCCCCGGGGCCCGCTGCTCGGTCCTGCTGCTCGACCCGGCCCGGTCGACCCTGCACCACGGGGCGGCGCCGTCGCTGCCGCACGCGTACTCGTCCCGGATCGACGGCCTGCCCATCGGCGCCGACGCCGGGTCCTGCGGTGCGGCCGCGTACCTGGACCGGCCGGTCGTCGCCGAGGACATCGGGACCGACCCGCGCTGGCGCGAGTACCGCGCGCTCGCGACCCCGCACGGGCTGCGGTCGTGCTGGTCGTCGCCGATCCGGGGGCGCCAGGGTGTGCTCGGGACGTTCGCCGTCTACCACGACCACCGGCACCGCCCCTCGGCCCGTGAGGAGCGCCTGGTCGACCGGCTGACCCACCTCGCGTCGGTGGCGATCGAGCATGCGGGCCTCTTCGGCGCGCTCGCCGAGAGCGAGGAACGGTTCCGGCGGGCGTTCGCCGACAACGCGACGGGGATGGCGCTGGCGGACCCGCACGGCCGGATCACCGACGCCAACCGGGCCCTGACCGAGCTGCTGGGCCGCGACATCACCGGGGAACGGGTCGACGAGGTCCTGGTCCCCTGCGCGGGTGCCGCCGGTGAGGCCCGGGCCCGTCACGCCGGCGGTGCGGAGCTGGAGCTGGCGGTCACGTCCTCGCCGGTCCACGGGCCGGACGGCGGCGTCGTCCAGCTGTCGGTGGCCGTGCTGGACCTGACGCAGCGCCGCGCGGCACTGCGCGAGCGGCAGGCCCGTCACGAGGCCGAGGTCGCACGGGCCGCGGCCGAGTCGGCCAGCCGGGCCAAGTCACGGTTCGTCGCGGCGCTCGGGCACGAGCTGCGCACCCCGCTCCAGGCGATCAGCGGGTTCGCCGAGCTGCTCGGCACCCTCGACCTGCCCGCCGACCGGCGGGCCGGCGCGCTGGACCGGATCGCCGGCGCGACGTCGCACATCCTGTCCCTCGTCGACGAGGTGCTCGACGTCGCCCGCGTCGAGGCCGGTGCGCTGCCGGTCCATCCCGAGCGGGTCGACGCGGCCGCCCTCACCGACGAGGTGCTCGACCTCCTCGGGCCGGTGGCGGGCGAGCGGGGCGTGACGCTGCACCACGTACCGGGCGGCGCGGCGGACGTCCTGGCCGACCCGCGCCGGCTGCGCCAGGTGCTGATCAACCTGGTCGGCAACGGCATCCGCTACAACCGGCCCGACGGCTGGGTGACCGTCGGGATCGACGGCGGCGGTGCCGGCGTCCGGCTGGTCGTCCGCGACTCCGGGCGCGGCATCCCCGAGCACGTCACCGGCCGGATCTTCGTCGCGTTCGACCGGCTGGACCTCGCCGAGCACGGCCCCGCCGACCAGGGCATCGGGCTGGGCCTGCCGCTGGCCAGGGGGCTGGTCGAGGCGATGGGCGGCACGCTGACGATCAGCTCGGTGGTCGACGCCGGCACGACGGCCGTCGTCGCACTCCCCCGCGTTGAGCCGCCGTTGAGGTGA
- a CDS encoding response regulator transcription factor has product MTTVLVVDDDERVRTLVTWQLEADGFAVAAAADGAAALDRIGRERPDLVVLDLSLPGVGGLDVLRRVRGDESVTGGAAMPVIVLSGRSGETDRIVGLDLGADDYLVKPFSPSELVARVRSVLRRSAPPHPDPGDGPVRGLRVDDASREVTVDGAPVELTAREFDLLAFLARHPRQVFSRVQLLEQVWEGAPDWRSEATVTEHVHRLRQKLPGGTRFLRTVRGVGYRLEPG; this is encoded by the coding sequence ATGACGACGGTGCTGGTGGTGGACGACGACGAGCGCGTCCGCACCCTGGTCACCTGGCAGCTGGAGGCGGACGGGTTCGCCGTCGCCGCCGCGGCCGACGGTGCCGCCGCGCTGGACCGGATCGGCCGGGAGCGGCCCGATCTCGTCGTCCTGGATCTGTCCCTGCCCGGCGTCGGCGGCCTGGACGTGCTGCGCCGGGTCCGCGGCGACGAGTCCGTGACCGGGGGCGCGGCGATGCCGGTGATCGTGCTGTCCGGACGCAGCGGCGAGACCGACCGGATCGTCGGGCTCGACCTCGGCGCGGACGACTACCTGGTCAAACCGTTCTCCCCCAGCGAGCTCGTGGCCCGGGTCCGCTCGGTGCTCCGCCGATCGGCGCCCCCGCACCCCGACCCCGGCGACGGGCCCGTCCGCGGTCTGCGCGTCGACGACGCCTCCCGCGAGGTCACCGTCGACGGTGCCCCGGTCGAGCTGACCGCCCGCGAGTTCGACCTGCTCGCGTTCCTCGCCCGGCACCCGCGCCAGGTGTTCAGCCGGGTCCAGCTGCTGGAGCAGGTGTGGGAGGGCGCGCCGGACTGGCGGAGCGAGGCGACCGTGACCGAGCACGTCCACCGGCTGCGTCAGAAGCTCCCCGGGGGCACCCGGTTCCTGCGCACCGTCCGCGGTGTCGGCTACCGGCTGGAGCCCGGATGA